A single region of the Pseudorhodoplanes sp. genome encodes:
- a CDS encoding DUF2249 domain-containing protein produces MTHAHNHGDDTTRVWQSADGLHIDVRGLNPPEPMIEILKLLDAPETSSVIAHLDREPIFLYPELDERGWSYEVLPSECGDPGCDHEVRLQIVRLHP; encoded by the coding sequence TTGACGCATGCCCATAATCATGGGGACGATACGACGCGCGTCTGGCAAAGCGCCGATGGCCTTCACATCGACGTCCGCGGCCTGAATCCGCCCGAGCCGATGATAGAGATTCTCAAGCTGCTTGATGCGCCAGAGACATCGAGCGTGATCGCCCATCTCGATCGCGAGCCAATCTTTCTCTATCCGGAGTTGGACGAACGAGGCTGGAGCTACGAGGTCCTGCCGTCAGAATGCGGTGACCCGGGATGCGACCATGAGGTCCGGCTGCAAATCGTTCGCTTGCATCCATGA
- the hcrB gene encoding 4-hydroxybenzoyl-CoA reductase subunit beta, with the protein MSMLMPEFRLARPRALDEAIAARRENGESAWLAGGTDLMVNVRHGLEAPTLLVDLSEVSELRGLEIGKNGARIGAGVTIAELEGHAPVGQFYRAVQQAAAAIAGPGLRRMGSVGGNLCLDTRCVYYNQSEWWRHANGYCLKHRGDVCHVAPQGNRCHAAFTGDLAPALLVFGAEIEVAGPDGRRWMPLADLYVEDGRAHLSLRDGEIIIAVRLPPPTLKSAYRKVRVRDAIDYPLAGVAVALALDGKNIQRLRIALTGTNSRPFVLEGTEALLGKAVNDDTLTQIDRLVQKQVQPMRTTVISAQYRRLAAAAIARKLVNELALESEQ; encoded by the coding sequence ATGAGCATGCTGATGCCCGAGTTCCGGCTGGCGCGTCCGCGCGCCCTTGACGAGGCGATTGCCGCTCGGCGGGAAAACGGCGAAAGCGCCTGGCTGGCCGGCGGCACCGACCTCATGGTCAACGTGCGGCATGGCCTGGAGGCGCCAACGCTGCTCGTGGACCTTTCCGAGGTAAGCGAACTACGCGGCCTTGAAATCGGGAAAAATGGCGCAAGAATTGGTGCGGGCGTCACCATCGCCGAGCTGGAGGGGCACGCCCCCGTCGGGCAGTTCTATCGCGCGGTGCAGCAGGCCGCGGCGGCGATTGCCGGCCCGGGCCTGCGGCGGATGGGCAGCGTTGGCGGCAATCTATGCCTGGATACACGCTGCGTCTATTACAATCAGAGCGAATGGTGGCGGCACGCCAACGGCTATTGCCTGAAACACCGCGGTGATGTCTGCCATGTGGCGCCGCAAGGAAATCGCTGTCATGCCGCCTTTACCGGCGATCTCGCTCCGGCCTTGCTCGTGTTCGGTGCCGAAATTGAGGTGGCCGGGCCTGACGGCCGCCGGTGGATGCCCCTCGCGGACCTTTATGTCGAGGACGGGCGCGCTCATCTCAGTCTTCGTGATGGCGAAATCATCATCGCCGTCCGCCTCCCGCCCCCCACCCTGAAATCGGCCTATCGCAAGGTCCGCGTGCGGGACGCCATCGACTATCCACTGGCCGGCGTTGCCGTCGCATTGGCTCTGGATGGCAAGAACATTCAACGCCTCCGGATTGCGCTGACCGGCACCAATTCGCGCCCCTTCGTGCTTGAGGGAACCGAGGCCTTGCTAGGCAAAGCTGTCAATGACGATACTTTGACGCAAATCGACCGGCTCGTGCAAAAGCAGGTGCAGCCGATGCGCACCACGGTTATATCGGCGCAATACCGCCGCCTGGCGGCGGCGGCGATAGCCCGCAAGCTTGTCAACGAGCTGGCTTTGGAATCGGAGCAGTAG